The Brassica oleracea var. oleracea cultivar TO1000 chromosome C6, BOL, whole genome shotgun sequence genomic interval ACCTTTCATGACTAATAACCACTCCATTTCCACTGACTTCTACTACTACATAAACCCCTAAGCTCAAAGACAGTATCAACTCAAAATCCAGCTTACATCAATGGCTAGTACCGTTCCAGCATCCAAAACGCAGTCTCCTTCAGTTTTCCAACTGGGTTTAGCCGCAGCAAAACAGCTTGTGTCTGGCGTTTCAGGTTTCGCTTCCCATTCAAAGAGGAAGCTTCGTCGTTGGACTGCTTGTTATGGCTATAGAGATCATGAACCTGTTATACATCTCCAAAACGACATGACGATAATGATTGGTGGTGTTTATGAGCCAGACAACGGCGAGCCGAGCATGCTGCTGAGTGGGGATCAGAGACGTGGTCCGTTGTGGCAGAAGAACATTCTCATGGGTGGAAAATGCCAGCTTCCAGATTTCTCAGGTGTTATATTGTATGATTCTGAAGGACTTGTTGTTCCTCCTGCCAAGAACTCTCTTCCTCTGCTCACCTGGAAGTAACAAAGCAAAAGAAAGAAGATACATCCTTACCTTATTGTCCGTTATTACCATTTGTTTGTTTGTATCTCTATTTCTTGGAAATATAATGTATTGTATTGTTTATGAAATTTATGTATTGTGTGAAGCTCTTGCTGAACGAACATATCAAACCTTATTGCATTAGCTTTTGCATAAGAATCATTGTCAAAGTGTAGTATAACTTTGTATTTCACTGCTTTGAACAACAATATAAAGGGGCCAGGTCACAAACCTTCTCATGACTGCGCAATAAATTCTTTTAAAGATATGAATTCAGTTAATGTAATATTTGATCACATGTAATATTCAGGCTTCAGTACGCCAATGTAAGGTAGGTTGCGGTACTGCTCTGCAAAGTCCATGCCATAGCCCACAACAAACTCATCTGGACACTGCACATGTTCAACACAACGGCATGAAAAACCAAATATTTTTTAAGCCCGTAATTCCTCAACAACTGAACAAAGAAGATC includes:
- the LOC106300217 gene encoding uncharacterized protein LOC106300217 produces the protein MASTVPASKTQSPSVFQLGLAAAKQLVSGVSGFASHSKRKLRRWTACYGYRDHEPVIHLQNDMTIMIGGVYEPDNGEPSMLLSGDQRRGPLWQKNILMGGKCQLPDFSGVILYDSEGLVVPPAKNSLPLLTWK